The nucleotide sequence GTAAGTCAATCAAAATACTTACTAAAACATCATCTTTGCCTTTTTCAATTTTAGAAATTTCAACATACCAATCGGCAAATTCATTCCAAGTAAAATCGCGTAACTTCTCGCCTGCCTGAGAAAAATTATAATTTTCCAAATCCTTGGTATATTCCTCTTTTAATTTATTAAATCTGGATAATATCCACTTATCGGCCAGAGTCAGCTTTGTCATCCTGATCCCGCTTAGTGGGAGAAGGGTCTCTAAATTAGATTCTTCACCCCGAGAACTCGGGATCAGAATGACATTCTTTTTTCTGCCATCAACCGGCATTAAAATATAGCGGCTGATATTCCACAGCTTATTGGTAAAATTCCTAAAACCGGCGACTTTTTCTTCACTCAATTTCATATCATTCCCCGGACCAGTCCCGATAACCAAACTCAATCGCGTAGCGTCGGCGCCGTATTTTTTAATCATATCCAAGGGGTCAATAACATTGCCCAAGGATTTGCTCATTTTCTGCCCCTTTTCATCGCGAATCAATCCGTGTAAATATACTTCTTTAAAAGGAATTTCGCCCATCACGTAAGTCGTCATTAAAATCATCCTCGCCACCCAAAAAAACAAAATGTCATAACCCGTTTCCAATACGCTCGTGGGGTGATATTCTTTTATCTTTGGCGAATTTTTTATCCAATCTTCAAGCGTTTTATGCTGTTCAAAATTTTCCTTCTCTAACATCGTCGTAAAAGTCCACAGCCCGGAAGAAAACCAAGTGTCTAGGGTGTCGGAATCTTGAATCCACCCCTCGCCTTTGGGCTTTTCTGCTCCGACGTAAATCTCTTCGCCTTTCTGCCAAACAGGAATCCGGTGTCCGAACCAAATCTGGCGGGAAACGCACCAGTCGCGCAAATTATCAATCCAATGAAAATATATTTTTTCAAATCTTTCCGGGATAATCTTAATTTGGTCCGTCTCAACTACATGCTTCATTAACTGTTTTAGGGTTACCTCTTGCCCAGATTTAATTCCCTTCAATTTTGAATTTTGAATTTTGAATTTTGAATTTACTTTGATAAACCATTGCAAGGAAGTCAACGGCTCAACCACGGCCTCACAGCGATAACACAAAGAAATGTTTTGCTCCACTTCTTCAACTTTTTCCAAAAGGCCAGCGGCCTCCAACTTCTCCACTACTTTCTCTCGGGCCGCGATAACATCCAGGCCGGAAAATTCTCCGGCATTAACCATCTTGCCGTCTTCATCAATTATTTTTTTGACTTCCAGGCCATTTTTTTCAGCCATGGCAAAATCAATCTGGCTGTGCGCCGGCGTGACGCCGAGCGCGCCCGTGCCATAATTCATATCCACACTTTCGTCACTGATGATTTTGATATTTAATTCCCGCCCGCAAAAATTCGCCTTGAAAATTTTACCAATAAATTTTTTATAGCGTTTGTCTTTGGGATTAACCGCCACGGCCGTATCGCCCAACTTGGTTTCCGGACGAGTGGTGGCAATTCTTATCGGAAAATCTTTGTCATATTTGAAGGTGTAGAGCTTGGCCTTCTGCGTTTTGTATTCCACTTCATCATCGGCCAGCGTGGAATGGCACCGCGGGCACCAATTAACAATGCGGTTACCGCGATAAATCAAACCGTCGTCATACATTTTTTTAAACACCAGCCGCACGGCGCGCGAACGGACTTCGTCTAGGGTATAGGCCTCGCTGTCCCAATCCAGAGACGAACCCATTTTTTTAGTTTGCCTGACGATGGTGCCGTGCGATTCTTCCGCGAATTTTTTTACTTCTTCCAAAAATTTTTCCCGGCCCAAATCATGACGGGTCTGGCCTTTTTTTTCTTTTAAAATTTTCTCCACTTTGGTCTGGGTGGCGATGGCCGCGTGGTCAGTCCCCGGAATCCACCAAGTTCGCTCGCCCTTCATCCTATGGTAACGGACCATAATATCCTCAATGGCTAACATCGCCGCATGACCCATATGCAGCGTGCCAGTCCTATTAGGCGGAGGCAAAACAATGCTAAAATAGTTGGCATTCTTTTTTATAAAACCCTTCTCAACACAAACATCGGGATTAAAAAGTCCCGATTTCTCCCATTTTTCATAAATTTTATCCTCGTAATTTTGCGGTTCGTAGGCTTTGGGCAATTCCATATAAAAATACTTGATTAAACCTATCTTAACATTAAAAACGCTCCAATACAAGGGTTTATCTCAAAAAATATGGCTTTACTATTATCAACAATCCGCCTACTTGACGCTTTCTTTGGCCGGGGTTATAATAGTTTACTTTGAGAGAAAAAATTTTTATGCCCCTAAATACCCTGGAACAAGTGTCTAAAAACATAGATAAAAGCAATCGCAGTTTGATTGCCTTCCGCCGCGATTATAATGGCGATGCTTTGGCCTCCAGTTTGGGATTGGCAAAAATTTTGAAAAAAATGGGAAAAAACGCGGATATCGTCTGCGACGGCTTTAACTATCCGTCGCAATATAAATTCCTTCCCAGCGTAGAACAAATCCAGCCGTCATTATCGCAGATTAAAAAAATCACCCTGGCCCTGGATATTAAAGGCGCGCCTCTCAATGCCCTTGATTATGAGATGAAAGAAAACCAATTATTGATTCACCTCACACCGCAAAAAGAAAATTTTGACATCCAAAACATTAAAACCCAATCCGCGGGCTATAAATACGATTTAATTTTTACCATCAACACTCCGGATTTAAACTCCATCGGCAAGGTCTATGAAGATAATGCCGACTTTTTTTATTACACCCCCATCATTAACATCGACCACCTGGCGCAAAACGAATCCTACGGACAAATCAATGTTATTGATATTGTTTCTTCTTCGGCCGCGGAAATTATTTTTGGCCTCCTGGAACACATCGGCAAAGAATATTTAGATGAAGAAATCGCCACGGAGCTTTTGACCGGACTCATTACCAAGACAAAAAGTTTCCGTATCCCGAACGTCACTCCTAAAACTTTGAATATCGCCGGGCAATTGCTGGTGGCCGGCGGAAGACGCGAAGAGATTATTAAAAACTTATACCACAACAAAAGCATTAATACTCTAAAGTTATGGGGACGGGCTCTGGCGCGGTTAAAGCACGACTACGAAAAAAGATTGGTCTGGACCATGCTTTCCCGCCAGGATTTTATCGCCTCCG is from Patescibacteria group bacterium and encodes:
- a CDS encoding valine--tRNA ligase, giving the protein MELPKAYEPQNYEDKIYEKWEKSGLFNPDVCVEKGFIKKNANYFSIVLPPPNRTGTLHMGHAAMLAIEDIMVRYHRMKGERTWWIPGTDHAAIATQTKVEKILKEKKGQTRHDLGREKFLEEVKKFAEESHGTIVRQTKKMGSSLDWDSEAYTLDEVRSRAVRLVFKKMYDDGLIYRGNRIVNWCPRCHSTLADDEVEYKTQKAKLYTFKYDKDFPIRIATTRPETKLGDTAVAVNPKDKRYKKFIGKIFKANFCGRELNIKIISDESVDMNYGTGALGVTPAHSQIDFAMAEKNGLEVKKIIDEDGKMVNAGEFSGLDVIAAREKVVEKLEAAGLLEKVEEVEQNISLCYRCEAVVEPLTSLQWFIKVNSKFKIQNSKLKGIKSGQEVTLKQLMKHVVETDQIKIIPERFEKIYFHWIDNLRDWCVSRQIWFGHRIPVWQKGEEIYVGAEKPKGEGWIQDSDTLDTWFSSGLWTFTTMLEKENFEQHKTLEDWIKNSPKIKEYHPTSVLETGYDILFFWVARMILMTTYVMGEIPFKEVYLHGLIRDEKGQKMSKSLGNVIDPLDMIKKYGADATRLSLVIGTGPGNDMKLSEEKVAGFRNFTNKLWNISRYILMPVDGRKKNVILIPSSRGEESNLETLLPLSGIRMTKLTLADKWILSRFNKLKEEYTKDLENYNFSQAGEKLRDFTWNEFADWYVEISKIEKGKDDVLVSILIDLLKMWHPFMAFVTEQIWQEMGMKEMLLVEKWPEQDKELIDEKAEKDFDLISNIIISVRNARAEFKIIPAEKLKIVFKKENKLIKENEEIIKGLARLEAIEFGAKPEKAIALVVGEMEFYLELGDAVDFRKEGERIKDELGNLEKYVKGLNAKLSNKEFVKKAPEQIVNQEKEKLEEAEGKLEKLNKQLESLK